One Acinetobacter pullicarnis genomic region harbors:
- the purE gene encoding 5-(carboxyamino)imidazole ribonucleotide mutase, protein MNAAAAKDHQPLVGIIMGSQSDWATLEHTANMLKQLGVPFEAEVVSAHRTPDRLFEYADTARDRGIQVIIAGAGGAAHLPGMCAAKTDLPVLGVPVKSSILNGVDSLLSIVQMPAGIAVGTLAIGPAGATNAAIMAAQILGLTRPEIAKNVAQFRAAQTDKVASNNIPGQV, encoded by the coding sequence ATGAATGCGGCTGCAGCAAAAGACCACCAACCTCTCGTCGGAATCATCATGGGCTCTCAATCAGATTGGGCCACCCTTGAACACACTGCCAATATGTTAAAACAACTTGGCGTCCCTTTTGAAGCAGAGGTGGTTTCAGCACACCGTACGCCAGATCGACTGTTTGAATATGCCGACACTGCGCGTGACCGTGGTATTCAAGTGATCATTGCCGGTGCTGGCGGTGCGGCACATTTGCCTGGTATGTGTGCTGCAAAAACGGACCTACCTGTGCTTGGTGTTCCTGTAAAATCTTCCATTTTAAATGGGGTTGACTCGTTATTGTCTATTGTACAAATGCCTGCTGGCATTGCAGTCGGCACTTTGGCGATTGGTCCTGCGGGTGCAACCAATGCCGCAATTATGGCCGCGCAGATTCTTGGATTAACACGCCCTGAAATTGCAAAAAATGTCGCGCAGTTCCGTGCAGCACAAACGGATAAAGTGGCAAGTAACAATATTCCAGGCCAAGTTTAA